A stretch of DNA from Nonomuraea sp. NBC_00507:
CCTGGAGCGCCCCGATGCGACTAGCACTGCATGGACCGCCCGGATCGGGCAAGTCCACTCTGGCCCGGCTTCTCGTAGAAGAGTTCAGCCGGCTCAATCGACCGACTGTGGTAGTGAAGCTGGCCGCACCGCTCTACCAGCTCCAGTCGCTGGTCTACACCGTGGCCGGCGAGCCGATGCTCGACCCCACCATGCAAGACGGCCAACTCCTTAACGACCTAGCCGCTCATCTGCGCCGCATCAACCCCGACGCCCTAACCGACAACTTCGCTCGTCGCGTGCGGCAGGCCGCCACGCGCTACCCCGAAGCGGTCCTGCTGTGTGACGACATGCGAGCCCCGGACGCCGCCACCCTGGTGGACCTCGGCTTCCATCTCGTTCGTGTCCACGCCGCCCAGGAGCTGCGCCTCGGCCGCAAGAACCTGCGTGGAGACCTGACAGCCGGACAAGACGACCATCCCACCGAGGCCTCGGTCGCCCTTGACTCCCACCACGACGTCCGCAACGACGGCGGACTCGAGGACCTGCGCCAGGCCGCTAGAACGTTGGCACGGCAGGTGGCCTCATGATCCTGACCGGGCCGGAGATCGCCCGCCGACGGGAACTGGGCGAAATCACCCTGGAGCCGTTCCGCGACGACTTCGTCAACCCGTGCAGCTTCAACTACCGGCTCGGGCCGACACTGCGCACCCACGACAGCACGGTGATTGACCCTCGCGAGCCGCACCCGCTGCGTGAGCTCGTCATTCCCGAGGACGGCATCGTCCTGCAACCCCGCCGCATCTATCTGGGCACCACCGTCGAGCGCATCGGTGGGACGGACACCGTTCCCACCTTGATCGGACGGTCCTCCGTCGGCCGGCTC
This window harbors:
- a CDS encoding dCTP deaminase, which codes for MILTGPEIARRRELGEITLEPFRDDFVNPCSFNYRLGPTLRTHDSTVIDPREPHPLRELVIPEDGIVLQPRRIYLGTTVERIGGTDTVPTLIGRSSVGRLGVFVQFAADLGNTGAAHHWTLEIEVVQPVRVYAGMVIGQISFWTTTGDISLYRGHFGRFDQATTPPPSHLAKCCH
- a CDS encoding ATP-binding protein: MRLALHGPPGSGKSTLARLLVEEFSRLNRPTVVVKLAAPLYQLQSLVYTVAGEPMLDPTMQDGQLLNDLAAHLRRINPDALTDNFARRVRQAATRYPEAVLLCDDMRAPDAATLVDLGFHLVRVHAAQELRLGRKNLRGDLTAGQDDHPTEASVALDSHHDVRNDGGLEDLRQAARTLARQVAS